One Actinomycetes bacterium genomic window, TCGGCCGGCTGCGCCCGGCCTTCGCCAAGGACGGGACGATCACCGCCGGATCGGCGTCCCAGATCTCCGACGGAGCGTGCGCCGTCGTCGTCACGAGTCGGGCCAAGGCCGAGGAGCTGGGACTGGGCTGGATCGCGGAGATCGGTGCCCACGGAGTCGTGGCCGGACCGGACGCCAGCCTGCACGAGCAACCCGCGAACGCGATCGAGAAGGCGCTCGCCCGAGAGGGCTTGACGCCCGCCGACCTCGACCTGGTCGAGATCAACGAGGCCTTCGCGGCGGTCGGCCTGGTGTCGCAGCGCAGGCTCGGCCTGGGCGACGAGCAGGTCAACGTCAATGGGGGTGCCATCGCCATCGGTCACCCGATCGGCATGTCGGGGGCCCGCATCGCCCTGCACCTCGCCCTCGAGCTGCGTCGTCGTGGCGGCGGGCTCGGCGCTGCGGCCCTGTGCGGCGGCGGGGGCCAGGGCGACGCCCTGCTGCTGCGGGTGCCCTCGTCCTGAACGAGCCCGCGGCGCCCGAGGTCGCCGCACTCCTGCAGCAGGCGCGTGCGGGGCAGGCACGGGCCCTCGCCCGCCTGGTGAGCCTGCTCGAGCGCCCCGACGGCCCCCACCGGGAGATCGCCGTCGCGCTGGCACCCTACGGCGAGCGCGCGCGTGTCATCGGTGTCACGGGCGCACCCGGCGTCGGCAAGTCCACGACGACCTCGGCCCTGGTGCGCCACCTGCGCAGACGCGGTGAGCGGGTGGGTGTCATCGCCGTCGACCCGTCCTCGCCGTTTAGCGGGGGCGCGCTGCTGGGCGACCGGATCCGCATGCAGGAGCACGCGACCGACCCGGCCGTCTACGTCCGCTCGATGGCGGCTCGAGGCCATCTCGGCGGCCTCGCCGTGGCCACACCGGCGGTGCTCCGCCTGCTCGACGCCGCAGGGTTCGACACCGTTCTCATCGAGACCGTCGGCGTGGGGCAGTCCGAAGTGGAGGTGGCCGGCACCGCCGACACCGTCCTCGTCCTGCTGGCGCCTGGCTCCGGCGACGCGGTCCAGGTGGCCAAGGCCGGGCTCCTCGAGGTCGGGGACGTGTACGCGGTGAACAAGGCCGACCGTGACGGGGCGGAGGCGGTGGTCAAGGAGCTGCGCCAGGTGCTCGGCGTGGTACCACGCGCGGCCGCCGACTGGGCGCGCCCAGTCGTGCGCACCGTCGCCACGACGGACGAGGGGATCCCCGACCTCCTGGCCGCCCTCGACGCCCACGCCGCCTGGGCCGGTCGCAGCGGCGAGCTGGCCCGCCGGCGCGAAGCCCGCGCGGCCAGGGAGATCGCCGCGCTAGCCCTCGCCCACCTGACCCGCTCCGCGGTACCCGAGCTCGACGGGCAGCAGCCGCTCACCGAGCTGGCCCGCCGCGTCGTTGCCGGGGAGCTGGACCCGTGGACCGCCGCGGACCTGCTCCTCGCGGCCCGAGCCGACTGAGCGCGGCACCGGCCACCAGCCGCACCGGGTCCGCTTCGTCTCGACGCCCGCGCGGACACCGGGCGCGACGGGTCGGCCGCCGCTGGGTGAGAATGCCGCCATGACCCAGCCGAGCTTCGCCGCCTACGGTGCCGTCGACCTGGCGGCGCTCGCCGCCCAGCGAGCCGCCGAGGAGCGCGCCCAGGCCCGTGCCCACCAGCAGGCCGAGGGCGGTTCCCCGGCGCCCGTCGTGGTGGACGTCACCGAGGGCAGTTTCCAGGCGGAGGTCGTCGACCGGTCGATGACCGTTCCGGTCGTCCTGGACTTCTGGGCCACCTGGTGCCAGCCGTGCCGGACGCTCTCCCCGATCCTCGAGCGTGCGGCCGAGGCCGACGACGGCGCCTGGGTCCTCGCTCGGATCGACGTCGACGCCAACCAGCGACTGGCCGCCGCCGCCCAGGTGCAGTCGATCCCGACCGTGCACGTGGTCTGGCAGGGCCAGCTCGTGCCCGGCTTCACCGGGGCGCTCCCCGAGCCCGACGTGCGGGCCTTCCTGGACCAGGTCAAGCAGCTCGCGTCGGCCGGTGCGGGGGAGCCCGTCCAGGGCGTCGACCCGCACCTCGACGCCGCGGCCGACGCCCTCGACGCGGGGGACCTCGACGCCGCCGAGGCGGCGTACCAGGCCCTGCTCGCCGAGCGGCCCGGCGACGCCGATGCCCGTGCGGGGCTGGCCACGGTGGGACTGCTGCGCCGGGTGGCTGGACGAGCGCCCGAGGTGGTCCTCGCGGAGGCGGGGCGAGACCAGGCGGTGGGGCCGCAGCTGGCCGCGGCGGACATCGAGTTCGCGACCGGCAACCTCGACGCCGCCTTCGACCGGCTCGTGGCCGGTGTCCGGCGAAGCTCGGGGGAGGAGCGCGAGGCCTACCGCGGGCGGCTGGTCGAGTTCTTCGAGATGCTCCCGCCCGATGACGCCCGGGTCGCGCGGGCACGTACGGCGCTGGCGTCCGCCCTGTTCTGACGTCCCGGTGCGCGACTGCTGCGCACGCTGAGTGCTCCTGTGCACGCTGAGTATTCCTGTGCACAGTGAGTGCTCCTGTGCACAGTGAGTGCTCCTGTGCACGTTGAGTGCTCCTGGGCACGCTGAGTGCTTCTGGGGCTGACCGCCTTACGGCATCCGGGTGATGTCGTACGCCGGACCACGCCGCCTCACCCGATCGGGCGAGAAAAGGTCCTGACCTGGGGCCGATCCGTTAGCCACAACGCAATCGGCCAGGGTGCGGGCCAGACCGGTGGTCCGCGGGCGAGAAAGCATCGACGGTGGTCCCGTTGGGGAGCGGGCGCCCTCGGCGCGGGGACCTGGTCCTGGAGAACGGGACCTCTGCGCCATGAGCTCTGGGCACCTCGCGCCCCCATCTCCCCTCAGCACCCTCTCGCTCGCGCGGCTGCGGGCGGCCACCGGCCACGCCCGCCGGGTCACTCCCCTGCAGTGGGGGATCTCCCTCACCCTCGCCGCGCTCGTCCTGCTGGGCTTGCTGACCCCGCTGACGCTCGGCGGCCAGGGGCGCGCTCAGGCATCGGTGACCCTGCGCTCCGGTGTCTACTGCGACGGCCTCAAAGCGGCCTGCACGGACACCTTCGCGACCTGGCGCGGCCAGCCGGTCCGCTCGACGCTGACCTTCTTCCCGGACTCCACGTGGTCTGACATCGAGGGCCCGGACTGGTGGTACCAGGGTTGGCTCAGCAACCCCTATCGCAGCGTCGCCGTCGTCACCATCCCCATGCTCCCGGCCAAGGGCACCAGCGCCGACCCGACGCCCACCCTGGAGGAGGGAGCTGCCGGGGACTACGACGCCTACTGGAAGGTGGTGGCGCAGCGGCTGGTCGCCAACGACATGGCGGGCGTGACGATCCGGCCCGGCCACGAGCTCAACGGCAGCTGGTACCGATGGGCCGCCCAGAAGGACCCCGCGGCCTACGCCGGCTACTTCCGGCAGATCGTCACCACCATGCGCAGCGTGCCCGGTGCGAACTTCTCCTTCGACTGGAACGTCGCGGTCGGAGGCGACTCCTGGGACGCCACGGCGGCCTGGCCCGGCGACGCCTACGTCGACACGGTCGGTCAGGACGTCTACGACGTGAAGTGGGGCGACTCATCAGCGAGCCCCCAGACGAGGTGGAACGCCCTGCTGAACGGCGGGAAGTTCCACGAGGGCCTGCAGTTCTGGGCCAACTTCGCGGCGGCCCACGGCAAGCCGATCTCCTTCGCCGAGTGGGCGCTCGTCGCGGCAGGCGCGTCGATGGCCAACGGGGGTGAGGGCAAGGACGATCCGTACTTCATCCAGCAGATGCACACCTGGTTCGTCACCCACCCCACGGCCTTCGAGATCTACTTCGACCGGACGGCCACCGACGGCGACCACGTGCTCAACGGCGGCAAGTTCCCGCAGTCGGCCACCGTGTACCGCCAGCTGTTCTCCAGCTCGTCGACGGTGAGCCTGCCCAGTTCGTCATCGTCGGCTGTCTCATCGTCGGCTGGGTCATCTTCCTCGGCCGCAGCGTCCGGCTCGGCCGCGTCGAGTGACCCGGTCTCCAGTGACCCGGTCTCCAGTGACCCGGCCTCCAGTGACCCCGCGAGCGACCCAGCCGCGAGCGGCTCATCGACCGACCCCACGCCCGCTGGCTCGACGCCTGCCGACTCGACGTCAGCGGGAGCCCCGAGCCCTGCCCCGTCGAGCGTCGGCGCGACGACCGCATCCGCCCCTGTGAGCCACCGGGTCCTCCTGCGGGTCAGCGGCAAGGCCGACCGGGCCGGCGCCCGACCGCTGTGGGGCCGGACCCTCCACGGCAACAGCTACGTGTTCGCCACGGCGCCCTCGGCCCGTGAGGTGGCCTTCTACCTCGACGACGTCCATCGGCGCCACCGACCGATGCGGCTGGTGAGCAGCGCGCCGTTCGACCTCCAGGGGACCAGCGAAGGCCTGGGCCGGCCGTGGCGCACCTGGCGACTGACCACTGGGACCCACACGCTGACTGCGGTGGTGTGGCTGCGCGACGGGTCGACGGTGGTCCGCACGGCCCGCTTCCACGTCATCGGCCGGGTCGCCCCGGCGTACCGGACCGTGCTCGCCGTGACGCGCTTCGACACGCGCACCCACGCGCACCGGCTCGCCGGCACGGTGGTGAGCGGTGAGGAGTACGTCTACCTGTCGGCGCGGCGCCCCTCGTCGGTCGCCTCGGTGAGCTTCTACCTCGACGACCCCCACCGCCGCTCGCCGGCGGTGCGTCGCGACTCGCGGCGCCCCTTCGACCTGGTCGGCTCCTCCGGCGGCAAGGCGCTGGGCCTCGACACCGGCCTGATGCGGACCGGCTGGCACTCACTGATGTGCGTCATCCACTGGAAGGACGGCACCGTCACCACCCACCTCGTGCGGTTCCGCGTCGTGCGCTGAGCCCGATGCCGTGGTCCGAACGGGTGTCCGGGGCTCAGCCGTTGGGTCCGGGTTGGGTCCCGGGCGAAGCGATCGGACCCTGTGCCGACCTATAGTGACCGTCGGTGACCGTACGTCGGGGGGCCGGCTGCGCCGCGGTCGTGAGGGGGAGGAGCCACTCCTGAGAAGCGTCATGGTGACCAAGTTCGTCCCGTCGCCGGCGAACTCGGGGGGCAAGCTCCGCTCGCTCGCGATCGCGCGTCGCCTGGCCGCGATCAGCGACGAGCTGGTCCTGTGCTGCTTCTCCGACGCGACGGGCGACCCGGTGGCGCTGCGCGAGCTCGGCATCGACGTGCGGACGGTTCCCTGGCGACCCGACCTCCCGCACGTCGTGCGGGGTATCGCGCGGACCCACACCGGCTCCGCGGGACGGTTCTGGGACAAGGACCTCGCGGCGCTGGTGCACGACGCGACGCGGGAGAAGCCCACGGACCTCCTGCAGGTCGAGTACTCCCAGCTCGCGTCCTATCTGCCGGTCGGCGCGGCGCGGCGCAAGGTGCTGGACTTCCACAACATCGAGTCCTCGCTCGCCCTGAGCTTCGCGCGAAGCAGCAAGACCCTGAAGGGCCGCCTCGCCTACGCCGAGGCGCCGATGCTGCGCCGCAGGGAGCGGATCGGAGCCGAGCAGGCCGACCTCGTGTCGGTCGTGAGCCGGATCGACGCCGAGCGCATGCCCGGCCGTCCCCGAGAACTGATCATCTGCCCCAACGGGTGGGAGCCGACCGAGCCGCTGCCCGCGTCGGACGAGCCCCTCGCGATCTTCGTCGCGCTCATGGGGTGGAAGCCGAACATCGACGCCGCACTCTGGCTCGGCCGTGAGGTCTGGCCCCGGGTGCGTGAGCGCATGCCGGAGGCACGGCTGGCCCTCGTCGGACGTGAGCCCGCCGCCGAGGTGCGTGCCCTGGCCGCGCCGGACGTGGAGGTCACCGGGACCGTTCCCGACGTCCGGCCGTACCTCGCCCGGGCCAGGGTCGCCGTGGCGCCGCTCCTCTCCGGCGGCGGGACCCGGCTGAAGGTGCTCGAGGCGCTGGACGCCGGCCGGCCGATCGTGTCGACCACCATCGGCATCGAGGGCCTGGAGGACCTCGTCGGGGACGCTGCTCTCGTGGCCGACGAGCCGGACGCCTTCGCCGAGCGTGTCGTCGAGATGCTGTCGGACCCCGACCGCGCGGCCAAGGCCGGCGACGTGGGGCACCGACTGGTCGCGGAGCGCTACTCCTGGGACCGCGTGCTCGCCCCCTGGCTCGAGCGGATCGGGTGATCCGGCGATGCGCGGCGGGAGCCTGGTGTTCCTCTTCGAGCTGGTCATCTTCGGCGTCTGGGCGTACTACCGCGAGCGGGCCGGCCGAGGCGTGCACGTCGTCCTCACCCTGTGGTGGGTGGCGCTGCTCGACACCGTCTTCTACGCCGACACCGACGCGAGCTTCCTCAACGGGTTCTTCCATCCGGCCGTGCTCGGGCAGAACGTCCGACTGGTGCAGCTGCTCATCCCCGTCGCGTTCGCCGCGCACGTCGCCTGGGCCGGCTGGCCGCGCCGATGGGCGGTCTCGGCGCCATGGTGGTGGGCGTTCGCCGTATGGACGGTCTACTGCCTGTTCAGCGGCATCGTGCAGCATCACGCCGGAGCCCTGATCTTCCGGCAGGCGTCGATCCTCATCTACGTGATCATGATGCTCGCCCTGACGGCGGCCGTGCCGGTCGAGCAGTATCTCGATGAGAAGCGCTTCACCCGTTTCGTGGGCTGGGCGGCGGCCATCGGCGGCACGATGCTCGTGCTGACCGAGGCGGGGGTCAGTCACACGACGAACGCGATCCCGGGCCTGCCCCTGTTCCAGTTCGGCCAGCTCGGGCCGGACGCGGCTTCGCTGTTCCCCGCCATCGGGGTGATCGGCTTCCTCGTCGAGCTGTCCCGCCCGCGTCGCCGGCGTCCGTGGTTCCTGGCCGCCTGCGTGGTGCTGATCCTGACCCATCTCGCGTCCACGCAGCGCGCAGAACGGCTGGACCTCTACGTGACGATCCTGGTGGTCCTCCTGCTCTGCCTGTACCCAGCGCGCCGCAACCTTCGGCTGAGCCGGTTCGCGGTGGGCGCCACCCTGGTGGGTGCGGCGACCCTCGTCCTCGCGGTGCCGATGTTCCTCGCGGGAGTGCAAGGCGCCACGGCGGGGCAGGCCGCGGTCGTCAAGGTGCCGCTGGCCCAACAGACGCTCACCGCGCTGAACCCGAGCCACCGGGTCGGGTCTGTCCAGTCCCGGTACAACCAGTGGGACGTCGTCATCCCGTTGATCGAGCAGCGGCCGATCATCGGGTACGGCCTCGGGGACACGTTCGTGCACTACGAGGAGGGTCTGCGCCAGGACGTCACGATGGACATCACGCACGACATCTTCCTCGACATGCTCTACCGGGGCGGGATCGTCGGCCTGGTCATGTTCGTCGGCGCGGTCGCATCCGTCATCAACGCCGGCGTGCTCGTCTGGCGCCGCCACCTGCGGCCGTACGTCGCCGCGCTGGCCCTCGGCGCCACCGCCGCTCTGGTTGGCCTCATCGCCCGTGGGCTCGTCGAGTCGGTCTTCGAGAAGTACCGCCTCGCCGTCGGCATGGGCGTCCTCATCGGCCTCATCCTCTCTGCGCGCAGCTCGCTCGGCCCGGCCACCTGGCCGGACCGTGAGGAGGAGCGCGCCGAGCCGGACGTCGAGCCCGTGGCCCGCTGAGGCCCGGTGGAGCATCGTGACGACGCTGACCTACGACGAGTACCGCGCCCGCCGGCGCATCGACGTCCTCGACGGCCTGCGCGCCATCTCGATCGTCCTGGTGATGACGGCGCACCCCGCCTACCGGCACGTGTGGCCGGCCTTCCACGGCAAGACCGGGGTGACGATCTTCTTCGTCCTCAGCGGCTACCTGATCACCACTCTCGCCCTGCGTGAGGAGCAGACCTCCGGCCGTCTGGACCTCGCCGGGTTCTACGTCCGACGGGTGTTTCGCATCTACCCGCTCTACCTGGCGATCCTGGCGCTGTACGCGATCCTCATCCTCGGGCTGCACCAGCAGCCCGACCGCCGAGCAGCCTTCGTGTCGAACATCCCCGAGTACCTGCTCTTCCTGCCCGAGCACGCGGTCTTCTTCCCCTACCACGGTCACACCGCGCCCTTCGACGGCTCCTGGTCGCTGGGGATCGAGGAGAAGTTCTACTTCTTCTGGCCGCTGCTCGGCTTCGTCCTGCTGGCGCACCGCTTCCGCGGACGTCTGCTCTTCCTCTCGATCGTGGCGGCGCTCTTCTTCGTCGTGCCCTGGACCATCCACGGGCAGTGGGGCCTCGCGCTCGAGTCCTACGTGCACATCGCGCTGGGCTGCATCGTCGCGCTGCTCCTCCACAACCGACGGACCTACGACGCCCTGAGACGCCTCGGCGAGCCCCTGCCGCTGGCGCTGGCCATCGTCGTCGTGGTCGTCGCGCAGTTCTCCACGAACGCCGTCGAGAACGGCGGGTACCTCTACAGCGTTTTCGGGCTGCTGATCCTCCCGGCCTTCGTCGGCTGCGTCGTCACCAACACCAGGGTGGCGGCGGCCCTCACGCTGGGCCCGATGCTGTTCCTCGGCCGGATCTCCTACGCCCTCTACCTGACCCACAACTTCGGCCTGAACTTCTCCGAGGCGCACTTCCCCCACACGCCTTTCGGCGGCTTCTCCCGGTCCCTCGTCACTACGTTCGTCGGGCTCTCCCTCGGGGTGCTGATGGCCTACGCGATGCACCGGGCGATCGAGCTGCCGTTCCTGCGTGTCGGCCGCCGCATCACGGGCCACGGCACCGGCCAGGCACCGATCCGGCCCGCCGACCGATCGGCCGCCGACTCCGCCGAGGACGAGGCGAGGATCCGCGCGACCCGCGGCGGCCGGCACGCGCGACGGCCTCGCGCCGAGGGAGCGCTCGCAACCGAGCCGCTGCCTCAGGCGGAGATCACCCGCGGCTGAGGCGGCGTCAGCGGCCGCGCAGCCGCTGGCGGGCGACCTGGGCCACCCGCTGCCAGAAGCCGACGCCCCATCCGACATGCATTGCGACGAAGGCGGGAGCCACGTATCGACGAGCCTTCGGGTCGACCTGCTTGGCCGTCTGGGCGGTGGCGACACCGAGCCCGAGGACGTACGGGGCCGCCAGCGCCGCTCCGGCGGCCGGCCGGCGAAGGGACACCGCCGCCGCGGCACCCAGCATCAGGACGAGGGCGGGCGCGGCCAGGTGCCGCGGTCGCAGCGACGCGGGGTGCTTGAGCGCGACCATGACCTTGCCGCCGCCGTAGCGCCGGTACTGCTTGTACAGGGCGCCGATCGACTGCCGGCACTCCCAGTCGATGCGCATCGCGGGGTCGAAGAGGATCCGGTGCCCCGCAGCACGGAGCCGGTAGTCGAGCTCGAAGTCCTGGTTGACCACCAGCTCCTCGTCCCAGCCGCCCATCGACCGCAGGAGGTCCACCGGATAGGCGCCGAAGGGGACGTGCTCGACGTCCGCGACCTCCTCGCCCCAGTGGTAGGTCGAGCCACCGACTCCGAAGCGAGAGGCCATCGCGGCGGCGACCGCCCGCCCGGCCGGCGTGTGCCCGACGCCGTCCTTGCGGCCCCCGACACCGCCGTAGCGGCCGGTGCGCAGGTGGGCGACGGCCAGGCGGACGTACTCGGGCGGCACCTCCGCGTGCGCGTCGACGCGCACCAGCCAGCGCGACCGGGCCTCCGCCAGGGCCACGTTGAGCGAGACCGGGATGATGCGACGAGGGTTGTGGAGCAGCCGTACCCGAGGGTCGCGGTCGGCGTACTCCGCAACGATGTCGGGGGTGCGGTCGGTCGAGTCGCCGTCCACGACCAGCACCTCGATCGCGGTCCAGTCCTGGGCGAGGATCGAGTCGAGGCAGGCGCCGATGGCGTTCTCCTCGTTGCGCGCCGGGACGACGACGCTGACCAGCTCCTCCGCGTCGCTCACCTCGCCCGTCGCCGGCCAGGCCGGCCGCAAGGCCCAGACCCGGCGGATCGGCTCGGGTGCGCCGTCCTCGGCGGACCTCTCGTCGTCGGACCAGTCCCGGACTGCAGCGGACATCGCGTGGTTCCCTCCCCGTGCGGGGCTCTCCGCGCACCGCGGTCACACCGTAGCGTCGCGCGACCCGCTCCGCGCCCCCGGCCGCACCACCTCGACCCGATGGGACCAGCCGACCTCCTCCCAACGGACGAACCTGGTGGTCCATCCGGGCGTTCGGACCGAGTCGCTCTCGCGAAGCCCCTGGAGGCACGTCGTAGAGTGAAGCCACGGCGGGGGAGGCCGCATTCGCCCCTGTCGTGGCCGCGATCTGATGGTCGTCGCCTTCGACCACCGAGGGGAAGTGACAGGGTGGAGTCGGGCCGGTTGTGGGCGTCGATCTCCCGGCACTGGCTGCTGTGGATCGTCGTCTTCGTGCTCGTCCTCGGCGCGGCCGTCGCGGCTGCCTTCCTGCCGAAGCCGACATATCAGGCGACGGCCACCTTCGGACTGGTGCCGCAGCAGCCGACGAGCAGCCCGACCGTCGCACCGCAGGCGTCGCTGGCGCAGTCGCTGGTGGGCAACTACCTGGCGCAGATCGACAGCAAGACGACCGAGACCAAGATCCGGGCCCTGATCACCGGACCGGAGAAGACCGTCGCCTGGACGGCGACCGGCGTCAACGACCCGGGCACGCTGGTTCTGCGCGTCCAGGTGTCCAGCCAGGACTCCTCGGTCGTCGCCTCCGTCGCCAACGCCTACGTGCGGCAGTTCACCAACACGACCACGGCTCCCCCCGGTGTGAGCGTCGTGCAGTACGACGTGGCACGGACGCCGACCGCGCCGGTCTCACCGAACAAGAAGCTGCTCCTCGGCGCGGGTCTCGTGCTCGCGGTCGTCCTCGCGTCCGCGGCGGCCCTGCTCGCCGGGGACACGCCGAAGGGTCCGCGTCAGCAGCGTGGTTCACGCACGGGTGCGCCCACCCAGGTGCCGCCGGTCGGCTACGACGTACCGACGGATGGCGAGCGCACGGCCGAGCCCATCCGGGGCTGAGGAAGAGACAGCTCGGGGGCGTCGGCCGGGCGGGTTCGACCGTCGCGGCGAGAACCAGACGAACGAGGGGATGGGGCAGATGGACGTCACGACGACCGTGTCGTCGTTCAAGAAGACGCTGCGCACGGGGGAGCGCCTGGTCAAGCGCACGTCGGAACCGGTGTGGCGCTATGGGTTCAACGCCGGCCCGACGCGCGACTTCCGCCGAC contains:
- the meaB gene encoding methylmalonyl Co-A mutase-associated GTPase MeaB; translated protein: MNEPAAPEVAALLQQARAGQARALARLVSLLERPDGPHREIAVALAPYGERARVIGVTGAPGVGKSTTTSALVRHLRRRGERVGVIAVDPSSPFSGGALLGDRIRMQEHATDPAVYVRSMAARGHLGGLAVATPAVLRLLDAAGFDTVLIETVGVGQSEVEVAGTADTVLVLLAPGSGDAVQVAKAGLLEVGDVYAVNKADRDGAEAVVKELRQVLGVVPRAAADWARPVVRTVATTDEGIPDLLAALDAHAAWAGRSGELARRREARAAREIAALALAHLTRSAVPELDGQQPLTELARRVVAGELDPWTAADLLLAARAD
- a CDS encoding tetratricopeptide repeat protein; amino-acid sequence: MTQPSFAAYGAVDLAALAAQRAAEERAQARAHQQAEGGSPAPVVVDVTEGSFQAEVVDRSMTVPVVLDFWATWCQPCRTLSPILERAAEADDGAWVLARIDVDANQRLAAAAQVQSIPTVHVVWQGQLVPGFTGALPEPDVRAFLDQVKQLASAGAGEPVQGVDPHLDAAADALDAGDLDAAEAAYQALLAERPGDADARAGLATVGLLRRVAGRAPEVVLAEAGRDQAVGPQLAAADIEFATGNLDAAFDRLVAGVRRSSGEEREAYRGRLVEFFEMLPPDDARVARARTALASALF
- a CDS encoding glycosyl hydrolase: MSSGHLAPPSPLSTLSLARLRAATGHARRVTPLQWGISLTLAALVLLGLLTPLTLGGQGRAQASVTLRSGVYCDGLKAACTDTFATWRGQPVRSTLTFFPDSTWSDIEGPDWWYQGWLSNPYRSVAVVTIPMLPAKGTSADPTPTLEEGAAGDYDAYWKVVAQRLVANDMAGVTIRPGHELNGSWYRWAAQKDPAAYAGYFRQIVTTMRSVPGANFSFDWNVAVGGDSWDATAAWPGDAYVDTVGQDVYDVKWGDSSASPQTRWNALLNGGKFHEGLQFWANFAAAHGKPISFAEWALVAAGASMANGGEGKDDPYFIQQMHTWFVTHPTAFEIYFDRTATDGDHVLNGGKFPQSATVYRQLFSSSSTVSLPSSSSSAVSSSAGSSSSAAASGSAASSDPVSSDPVSSDPASSDPASDPAASGSSTDPTPAGSTPADSTSAGAPSPAPSSVGATTASAPVSHRVLLRVSGKADRAGARPLWGRTLHGNSYVFATAPSAREVAFYLDDVHRRHRPMRLVSSAPFDLQGTSEGLGRPWRTWRLTTGTHTLTAVVWLRDGSTVVRTARFHVIGRVAPAYRTVLAVTRFDTRTHAHRLAGTVVSGEEYVYLSARRPSSVASVSFYLDDPHRRSPAVRRDSRRPFDLVGSSGGKALGLDTGLMRTGWHSLMCVIHWKDGTVTTHLVRFRVVR
- a CDS encoding glycosyltransferase family 4 protein translates to MTKFVPSPANSGGKLRSLAIARRLAAISDELVLCCFSDATGDPVALRELGIDVRTVPWRPDLPHVVRGIARTHTGSAGRFWDKDLAALVHDATREKPTDLLQVEYSQLASYLPVGAARRKVLDFHNIESSLALSFARSSKTLKGRLAYAEAPMLRRRERIGAEQADLVSVVSRIDAERMPGRPRELIICPNGWEPTEPLPASDEPLAIFVALMGWKPNIDAALWLGREVWPRVRERMPEARLALVGREPAAEVRALAAPDVEVTGTVPDVRPYLARARVAVAPLLSGGGTRLKVLEALDAGRPIVSTTIGIEGLEDLVGDAALVADEPDAFAERVVEMLSDPDRAAKAGDVGHRLVAERYSWDRVLAPWLERIG
- a CDS encoding O-antigen ligase family protein, which produces MRGGSLVFLFELVIFGVWAYYRERAGRGVHVVLTLWWVALLDTVFYADTDASFLNGFFHPAVLGQNVRLVQLLIPVAFAAHVAWAGWPRRWAVSAPWWWAFAVWTVYCLFSGIVQHHAGALIFRQASILIYVIMMLALTAAVPVEQYLDEKRFTRFVGWAAAIGGTMLVLTEAGVSHTTNAIPGLPLFQFGQLGPDAASLFPAIGVIGFLVELSRPRRRRPWFLAACVVLILTHLASTQRAERLDLYVTILVVLLLCLYPARRNLRLSRFAVGATLVGAATLVLAVPMFLAGVQGATAGQAAVVKVPLAQQTLTALNPSHRVGSVQSRYNQWDVVIPLIEQRPIIGYGLGDTFVHYEEGLRQDVTMDITHDIFLDMLYRGGIVGLVMFVGAVASVINAGVLVWRRHLRPYVAALALGATAALVGLIARGLVESVFEKYRLAVGMGVLIGLILSARSSLGPATWPDREEERAEPDVEPVAR
- a CDS encoding acyltransferase → MTTLTYDEYRARRRIDVLDGLRAISIVLVMTAHPAYRHVWPAFHGKTGVTIFFVLSGYLITTLALREEQTSGRLDLAGFYVRRVFRIYPLYLAILALYAILILGLHQQPDRRAAFVSNIPEYLLFLPEHAVFFPYHGHTAPFDGSWSLGIEEKFYFFWPLLGFVLLAHRFRGRLLFLSIVAALFFVVPWTIHGQWGLALESYVHIALGCIVALLLHNRRTYDALRRLGEPLPLALAIVVVVVAQFSTNAVENGGYLYSVFGLLILPAFVGCVVTNTRVAAALTLGPMLFLGRISYALYLTHNFGLNFSEAHFPHTPFGGFSRSLVTTFVGLSLGVLMAYAMHRAIELPFLRVGRRITGHGTGQAPIRPADRSAADSAEDEARIRATRGGRHARRPRAEGALATEPLPQAEITRG
- a CDS encoding glycosyltransferase family 2 protein, with amino-acid sequence MSAAVRDWSDDERSAEDGAPEPIRRVWALRPAWPATGEVSDAEELVSVVVPARNEENAIGACLDSILAQDWTAIEVLVVDGDSTDRTPDIVAEYADRDPRVRLLHNPRRIIPVSLNVALAEARSRWLVRVDAHAEVPPEYVRLAVAHLRTGRYGGVGGRKDGVGHTPAGRAVAAAMASRFGVGGSTYHWGEEVADVEHVPFGAYPVDLLRSMGGWDEELVVNQDFELDYRLRAAGHRILFDPAMRIDWECRQSIGALYKQYRRYGGGKVMVALKHPASLRPRHLAAPALVLMLGAAAAVSLRRPAAGAALAAPYVLGLGVATAQTAKQVDPKARRYVAPAFVAMHVGWGVGFWQRVAQVARQRLRGR
- a CDS encoding Wzz/FepE/Etk N-terminal domain-containing protein: MESGRLWASISRHWLLWIVVFVLVLGAAVAAAFLPKPTYQATATFGLVPQQPTSSPTVAPQASLAQSLVGNYLAQIDSKTTETKIRALITGPEKTVAWTATGVNDPGTLVLRVQVSSQDSSVVASVANAYVRQFTNTTTAPPGVSVVQYDVARTPTAPVSPNKKLLLGAGLVLAVVLASAAALLAGDTPKGPRQQRGSRTGAPTQVPPVGYDVPTDGERTAEPIRG